A portion of the Carya illinoinensis cultivar Pawnee chromosome 11, C.illinoinensisPawnee_v1, whole genome shotgun sequence genome contains these proteins:
- the LOC122282389 gene encoding uncharacterized protein LOC122282389 yields MNVEDKLIWGPSEKGLYSVKSAYQVEVDRKKTVIGETSEGSRHDGRWKSIWELKVPGKVKTFMWKAGNDLLATRWNLFKRKILNDPLCPICQTENETVMHLLWQCPAANVVWTEMIIPIQKWNVAEDDLLSMWGRMKGKLTKTELELIAATMRVLWLRRNELVFDKKFRSPMSVIRATKESLQEYQAVNQLLKRGNGLATAVRQGQHWEMPREKFVKTNWDAVVDLKNKKVGIGIIIRDEKGDVLPAACGQRKYLHHPATTKSLALRRAAEICIELNYTKVILEGDAKGIIKAVNREAENLSTYGNIIQEIKVYLRNR; encoded by the coding sequence ATGAATGTAGAGGATAAACTCATTTGGGGCCCATCAGAAAAAGGGCTATACTCGGTCAAAAGTGCGTATCAAGTGGAGGTTGATAGGAAAAAGACTGTTATAggggaaacttcggagggaagCAGGCATGATGGAAGATGGAAGAGTATTTGGGAGCTTAAAGTACCAGGGAAAGTCAAAACATTTATGTGGAAAGCAGGCAATGACCTGTTAGCCACGAGATGGAaccttttcaagagaaaaattcTGAATGACCCTCTATGTCCAATATGTCAGACAGAAAATGAAACTGTGATGCATCTGTTATGGCAATGCCCAGCAGCCAATGTTGTATGGACagaaatgattatccctattcAGAAATGGAATGTTGCAGAAGATGATCTCCTAAGTATGTGGGGAAGGATGAAAGGAAAACTAACAAAAACTGAATTGGAATTGATAGCAGCAACGATGAGAGTGTTGTGGCTGAGGAGAAATGAGTTAGTCTTTGATAAGAAGTTCAGAAGTCCCATGAGTGTAATCAGAGCTACAAAGGAATCTTTACAGGAGTATCAGGCAGTGAATCAGTTGCTAAAAAGGGGCAATGGCTTAGCTACGGCTGTAAGGCAGGGCCAACACTGGGAGATGCCAAGGGAGAAGTTTGTTAAAACAAACTGGGATGCAGtagttgatttgaaaaataagaaagtgGGAATAGGCATAATCATCAGAGATGAAAAGGGGGATGTATTACCAGCAGCGTGTGGACAAAGGAAGTATCTTCATCACCCAGCAACAACAAAAAGTCTAGCCTTGAGAAGGGCAGCAGAGATCTGTATAGAGTTGAATTATACAAAAGTGATACTGGAAGGGGATGCAAAGGGGATTATAAAGGCAGTCAATAGAGAAGCAGAAAACTTGTCTACCTATGGGAATATTATACAGGAGATAAAGGTATACCTTAGAAATAGATAA